The genomic window AAAGGATGACACTTaatgagaactttttttttgACACTAAACGATTTAACTTTTTTCTATGACAAAAGCTGGTTAGGACAGAAGGAAGACAGAcagaaactttgaaaaaaaaaaaaaaaaaggggagatAAACATAGTGGGAAAGAAAAGAGACAAGCTTTGTCCTTGCAGTTAGTGAGACATGCAAATTCAATCCCATAATTAAACTGGGCAAACAcggaaaaattattatattacttaataaatgataaattaattaatcattcctaattaatcattaatcaaaTGCCCTAACATTGAACCTTGAGGATCCCCAAATTAAAGCTCAAAGTGAAGAGGACCAAAATTCAGTCATCACTCACCATCTTTATGAACACGCATAGCAGAAGCTGTGATGTCTGTGGTCACATTAAAGTAAGGCAGCCACAAGTCCTACAAATACAAGCAAGAAAAAAAACGTTATATGTTGTCGTACATATGATAATCACCTTTCCTAATTACATCAGCTATTCCAAAAATTAAGTGAGTTCAAATAATATTGATCAgtagtaataatacaattatgaaaaataataaaacagtttaGAGTTTTAAAACAGATGAACCCCCAAAAGAGTTTGGGGACCTCTTACCTCGATCTGTTTGTCCTCAAAGACGTTGGAGACGCTGGTGTTGAAAGCAGAGCCAGAGAACATGGACGTGATTGGATAAGTAAGGTCCAATACCGTTTTGAACACAGAGTTCATTGCCTGAAGGCAAAAGAGATGGGTTAAACGAACTGAAATTTGCGTGATTAATAACTAAACATCTATCTTATCTGATTGCTTATCTGATTGCTTAAAGAAAGTTAAAGGGTGTCAGTCGCATTACCTTTGACCACTCTCTCGCCCTCTGCTTGACCCGAACAGCACTTCTCTCCTCTGCATACAGAGCACCAATGAATGAGCCAATGGAAGTCCCTCCCACTATGTCAATGGGAATTCCTGCTTCCTCCATGGCTTTGATTACACCAACATGAGAGCAGCCCCTGCAAAATCAAACAATTTTGAAAATAAGTTAATTGTACAAAAATCCCTTCAGTCCATTTTTAACCAAAGCTGTTTTAATGCAAGAttagcaaaaaacaacaacattgtggTACACATAGAAGGAGAACAAAGGCCATTTTTAaatggatgtcaatggaggaTAGGTTTCACAATCCTGAATAAACTGCTTTTGTGTGTAAACAGCATATCATTTAATAAAGCGACAGCCTATTGGCTAATTCTTCAACATGTTTGCTATTAAAAATTACTTTTGGATTTACAATGAAACATGCTGTTAGTGTAGGTAGGTAGGATTCAAGTTGGATTTAGTATACAGCACTTCCCATTCATTCTTATGGTATGTTAACAGTGACTGACTGTCATACAACACAGAAATTCGATGTCGTCAAGACTGAAATGTGATTGGTTATCAAGGCACACATGATCCAAATTATGCCATTATGGTAGAGCTGTGGACCTTGGTATCTTCCAGTAATAATAATACCATTCTCTGCTCACCTGGCTCCGCCTCCACCGAGTACGAGGGCGATGCTGTTTCCTGTTAGTACTCTGGCCAGCCGTGAGAAATCACTGTGTCTGTCTGCAGTCTTCTCAAAAACCTTTTCATATACCTCTCGCTGTTTAGGACAACAACCCCACCCATATCAAACATAAGAGTTACCAACAATCTTTGTTCTGTAAATCAGCAGAAAGCTAAACACGTTTTGTATTTTTACCAGTTTGGAGGGGCTTCTTCTTGAGAAAACTCTACGGGGGCACTTTAGGTGAAGGTGTCCAGAGCACCAGCTGCGCATGTTTAGCCATTCAACGGTTCTCGACGGTCCCGGCCCGTCCTCACGATGCAGCAGGGCTAACTGCTTCAGGGCTCGTACCGCTGTGTTCTCTAACATCTGCTCCAACTGAGAAGGTAACAACATGGGAACACTTCAGAACACTTCAATTTGATCTTACtcacaataagattttttttgatTCCATTCAATTTGATTTCTATTAATGGTTAATgatttctattaatatttataatgtgtCTTATGTATGAAAAAGACAAACTAAGAATATTTATTGCACAATTTGAAAGTGAACAATATAAATACATCTATATACAGGCTACTTGAAATATAACAAAGCGTGCCTATTTCAGAGCTGAGAACACTGAGgtattcaatatttcattcgtTTCAAGAGTTTCTTTATTTCAATGTCTTCCATCATTAAATCAATCTTCAACATTTTGAATCAATTCTTTAAAGCTATTCATTATTCAAAAATCCACGTTTCAAAATCAATGCATATTTAGTAGAGGTGTAACAATACACAAACATGATGGTTCGGTACATACCTCAGTTTTAATGTCACCGTTTGGTACAGCAAGGGGAAaaacttgtttattattttttattattaaataaatctacctctttctttaaatatattcagtaataattcaaCTTTTCTTTGAGATAAAAATCTACCTCGGCTTATGCTCAAAAACTATAGTGAGCCCTTTTACATTAGGCCTACTATAAGGTTACAGTTAACAACAGAGCCCAAACTTacatttaattactatttatttttctaaatataacaAGCAACACTCAACTTGAAAAAGATTATGCAAAAATGTAAAGTGCACgtaatgtagtttttaaattaacttaaaaatgatAGAAATTCTATTTGTTGTTGAAAAAGCTATATTCATTTTGCACAGAGCCTACCATAACTCGTTTCACAACAGACTGacttatacattaaataattaagaccTCAGGTAAAGTATAATATAATGATTATAAAGTCTAATGTTTCGCGAAATGCTGTATTTGTTCGGTGCACAAACGTACCAAACTGAAACACCTGTACAGAAAATCTTAGGTACGAATTTGTGTACCTTTACACCGCTAATATTTAGTGTTGAGCTGCTTACACCTGTAGTGACTGCACATTCTATATTAATGTGCCAGGTTGCGCAACCTGAAGTTGTGCCTTGCTTAAGGTGAAAAGTAAAAGTTTTTGAATCTTTCCCTGTGGGGTTACCAGCTCTGCTCTTCAACCACTACAGCACCTCAAGCATCTCACATCAATGTGGACAGAAACAACACTAGACTCAAACAAATACCTCTCCAAGTGCAGGTTCCTGGTCTCCGAGCCCCACAATGAGAATGCAGTCTGCTTGACGGATGCAGCGTTGAGTCCATGGGGTCATACTGCTGTCCGTCTGATACAGCACTATACGATTAATGTCCTCCTGCTGAGCCAACCAACCTGACAACCTGTACTCATGAATACTAGAGAAGGACAAGCATTTCAGATTACAATTATAAAATCAGTGAGATAAATACATGTTGTTTTGATCTGATATATACCTGTCCAATGCAGAAGCGCCAAGTCTCTCTCTGATGATGTCACTGGTTAGCAGCAGAGTTGGTCCTGATTGAAGAATGAAAGTGTGTTTGATTATGCATCTAGATCATGGGCTTTAAATGTCAGTCACGTCTTAAGTGTACCTATGGCGCTGAGGGCATGGCTGAGCTCCAAATTAAAGGCACTGATTGGCACTTCATCACAAACAGGAAGCACGGCCACAGTGGAGAGATTACTGGCTGGGTTAGTGACATCAGGACTCGACGCCATGCTTGGCAGACCCAAGGCAGAGCCTACAGAAAGGCAAGAAAAGAGATCTTACCACACTTAGTAAAATTAACAGGTTTGATTCTTAAGTCTTGTCGACTTTAAGCATGGATTTCTTTACTCTTCATTTGTTTAAACATAAGGAAAAGGCTCTGCTTCATATTCTTTATTCCTAACATGATGTATCTTCTCAAGATGGACTTTACTGAAGCACAGAATGAGCTGTGAATGATTCATGTTTGGTACTTGAAAACGGTCCACGGGGCTGTTGAAGGTTCCCCAAAATCTTCTGCCCCAGCAGATGAATCAAGCGTGTCACCACCTGTGGGTATCTTCTCTTAATATTGTTGAGCGTTCCTTCTGGAAGCTTCACCAGCTCAGTGTCTCTGACTGCATGGACTGTGGTGGCACGAGGCTGTCGAGTCAAAGCCTCCacctgaggaaaaaaaagagacataGTTTAGTGATCCTAAATTCAGTTTAGATTATATTCCAGAGCTTTAGACTCACAACTCCAATAAGATCTCCCCGTCCATACTCTCCAACCAGCTCCTTCTTCCCATTCGCTTTTCGGATGACCGAACGCAGTCGTCCATTCAGCACAATATAGGTACAGTCAGACTGATCATCTTGCCTATGGACCACAACTATTTTAATGATAGAATGCAATAAcgatgctgtaaattcagcactgccatcacaggaaaacaaatgacaaaattacagaaaatgttttttcaatcaaataaatgcaacattggtTAGCATAAGATACTTCTATTGAAAATATGTTTGTAAAAGCCATTTTGGTCTTATGTACAGGTATTTCCAGTAGGTGTCACCCTTTCTTGATTGTTCACGATATAGATATAGGTAGGAACCTTCCTTCAGGTAACAGGTGTTGCTGGAGGGAAGGTGTACACAGTTTTTGACCGCTACGCTAGGTTGTTTGTCATGCTAGACAAGTCATTGTAAAGGTGAAGGATTGGTGGATTTACTGACTGTTCATTGGATTCTTGCCTATATGGAAATGAAGACCAGTAACGgtaaaataaatcaacaacaaTGAGCAATTTTAACATCTTGTGTGGACATTCCAGTTAATAGTAACCCAAGCGTGCGCGTCCATTACAAACACCATCCAGCATCCCTCAGCAGCTTAAAGTATTAGACTTGGCCGCTtacattaaacaattaaacaGTAGTGTAGAACAATATACTAAATATcaagcatcgcgttagttcagtcaggccacgttagtcatgcttgcatcagctgacagtcagctgttcctgacgtgtaccaatccagtcttgacacctatcacctgcggtctattcaaattcccattcttcagtgccTGGAAGCAGTctctcacattttgtttacaactcacgtaattgtgaattgtaattatatatatatgcctctaatggttctgttctgtaccccaggggggtttgtcttgctgccctccccactctgtccaagcatggctgcatggacaggtgtgtggagtgttgcccagaacataaccataccgccatcactaactgtatgcaattataatcgtcataaatatacttgacagaggtggtcctgattgaaatatatatatatatatatatatatatatatatatatatatatatatatatatatatatatatatatatatatatatatatataactataagaTTTCTTAAGATTAATCATCCAATCGGCAACTTAAAATTaattatccaaaatacatttcttaattacACAAAGTTATATTTGAACTACCACTTGGGAATGTTGCCAGCCAAATAAAAAGTTAcaactgaataattaaaaaataaaaaaaattcacgaGAGCTGTTATGGTACCTGTACAGGGCCCGTCCGGCTTCAACAGCCATCCAGTCAATGGCGAAATCCATCTGCCGTACAAACGGGGACATGCGGATGGCCACGGTGTGAGCTGCACTGAGAACTACACTTGGCTGCTCACGCATGATCCTACAGGGGGCAGCACAATCTACAATCTACTGCTATCTACTGATGGAGATTaattctttgtgtttttgtttgtgagaTTTGCTATATCTACAATGGCATTCAAAAGACTGAATATTTAAGTGAAATCAGCTGTAGTACTTTatagacacactcactcataGAAGTCAGATTTGGAGATCTTGAGGTAGGTACAGTCACGCTCCGCTTTAATGGTGAAGATGAGCGGCTCTCCTGTGAGTACAGCCAGCTGACCTACCATCTCACCCGACTGggtcacaaacaaacacactgcgTCCTGCTTGTCAATCATCTTCTGATAGACATGAAGACAGCCAGACAGGACAAAATGCAGACTCACATCCTACAGGAAAgaaacataattacaaataacTGTGCCTTCAAAATAAGAGATCTAAGGTTTAACAACTAAATTAGGCAGAAGAAAATAAATGGGAATGAGCACCTGGTCTCCCTGTCTGGCTAACACAGATCCAGCTTTAACATGATGAAACGTCACCCTCCCATTCAGCAGTGCAGGGTCCTGATGATGAAAGAGGGCATATGAGGAAAGGCATCACTCCAGTCCAGCAAAAGAGAGACAGGTGTGACCGTCAGAATACAGAGGAGAACTAAAGTACACGAGAAACTGCTTCATTTTACTGGAAAATGAACTCTGACCACAAGATACCTCAATCTTCATGAGTTTGAGGATCTCTTTCTGGGCCTCGTCGAACACTGTGGCATTAGGTCGTCCTTGAAATGGGCTAAAAATGTTCTCCACTCCTGACTCGTCCTCAGGATACAAATACACACTTGAAGGAGCCTCATCCACCGTCACCTTCCTCTCCCGCTGCTCCTGTGTCACAGAAAACAAGCAGTTTGGGTCATAtttcagtgagttttttttttgtaatacttaTTCTTAAAGATTATTCTCATTACAGTCTCATTACTGCAATacaaaatatgttaatatgtaaGAAGTGAAATGAGTGTACAAAAATCCTCACTCGTGTGAAAGCAGGTGGAGGGGGAGCTCCATCCTCAGCAGATACAGAGATACGCCCTCTCTCATAAGCCATGTCGAAATCTGAATGTAGACCCTTCTGAATTCCTAAGGTCAGCAACAACATTACAGCATCACACCAACAAAAGCATGATATGTCATACATTTCTATAGattatacacacgcacacattgtAACTATGAATtctataatattacatatatattcttatatgtaCACTATcaatcaaatgtttggggtctttaagatttttgtgtatttgaaaatatatatatttttttatgctcagtaaggctgcatttatttgattttaaaattaaaagtaagaataattgtgaaatattacaatttaaagagttttctgtTCTTATATATTTACCAaagcacttttttcatagtttggctggtcctgcgacttatagtcaggtgcgacttatttatcaaaattaatttgacatgaaccaagagaaatgaatcaagagaaaacattaccgtctacagctgcgagagggcgctctatactgctcagtgctcctgtagtttacactgaaaacagagagcgccctcttgtggctgtagacggtaatgttttcttttggttctaaataaatacaacttataGTCCTATGcgacttatttatgttttttttcctcgtcatgacgtatttttggactgatgtgactcaTACTTAGGTGCGACTCATAGTCcgaaaaaatacggtaattgttTTTCTTGTGAtctcaaagctacattttcagcatcatttctccagtcttcaatgtcacacgacccttcagaaatcattctgatatgctgatcgctcaagaaacatttattattatgttgaaaacagttttgcaccTTTTTGTGGGAAcagtgatatacagtatattcaagaCACATGGACCTACCAGCGATGTCTACAGGCATAGATATAGTCCTACTGAGGGTCAATGTTGTGCCACCATCCTTCCCAAGATCCCCACCTGCAGACAGGGTGCATCATCCAAGATGAACTCTCATTGTAAATAAGTAAACAAGCAGATGTTATTATGATATAAAGACTCACCAGTAGCATTTTGGACGGCAGCCTCACGATGTTTATCAGGAACAGTGAGACTGCCAAAGCGTTTGCTGTGTCGTATGGGACTGGAGCGTGTTGGATGAGGGGAGGCAGGAGAGGGACGAGCCTGCGTGTCCTAAGTGAACATGGacacaaaaaggaaataaaacttattttgtatagtactaaatattttaatctttttgcatGCTAGCAACCAATCGTAAGAAAGAAAGAGTGTGTGCATGGAGTGTAGCTCTCTGTTCATTCACATGGCTGAAAAGTTCATTGGTGAGCCCCAGGTAGTTGTGCAGGGCCAGAACGGTCACCCTCTGAAGACGGACCATGATGATCTGCAGAGGACACAACAGGAAAAATATTCTCAATTATGTGCAGCGGCCTTACAGACAACAAAGGAATCTTTCGGGCAATTTTAAAATTCCAGACCTGAACCACCCGCACAAGGCTCTCTGGGTATTTCTCAAAGATGGACAGAAAGGCATCGACAGGCAGTCTGAGGACAGTGGACACTTCTGCCGCTCTCGCTGAAACAGTCTTATATGGTCTCTGGTGACCCTGAAATACGCATGCATACAAACACTGTGAACTATGCATAATTTCAAGAATATGTAATGCATTTTCCAACGTCAACTGCTGCAAAAAATATGCTACCTGACCTTCTTATAGGGCAGTTTCAAAGAACAGGGAGAGGGAAAGAggagaaaagtgaaaaaaaaaacacaagtacaGGAAAAGGAATGGGAACAGGGAAAAggaaaagataaagaaaatgagAGGCAAACAAAGgttgtgtaatattttatttgtgtaaattaaGTAATTGGGTTTCCTGTGATTTTAAGCAGCATGAGCACACAGAAAATGGAATTGTGGGTGTGACTGACTGTGATGACATCAAGGATGCTCAGTAGACTGTGAACACTGTCTCCAGGGTAAACCTCTTTGACCACGCCATCCTTTCCATCcttatgaaagagagagagagagagagagagagagagagaggggtgagtccagggttattattgttaactatatctaaaaccataaaaaatgttgttgcttcaaataaaatagaaactaactgaaaatgttaaaaaaattaattggcaGTTGCCAAGGAAgtatttctcatttttaaaatgactaaaattcaaattaaaacagaatgtatagaaactaatattaacaaaatattaatgaaatctgTAGCAGTATCTAAGTGATACTACAATAACACTGGATGAGCGATTATTTTTTTGCCATAACAGTGAATACACACACCTGTCCAGTAAGACACAACTCCAGCTTGCCATCCTGTACCACATATATGCTGCTATCAGGCTGACCGGGTCTGAAGACATATTCACCCTGCTGGAACTGCAGAAACACCATGTGCTTACACAGCTCCAGGAACAGCGGCTTCTCGAAGTGACCCAACACACTGCAGGAGACACGTTATATATCAGATTTTACCTGAAGTTTTCTTTAGTTTCACTCTTGATGTAAATCAGTTCAGAAACAATGGGAGCGTACCGCACGTTCTTCAGCATGTAGAGCACCTCAGATGGCAGATGAGAATTGGCCACGTCGAACTCTGTGAGATCTGCCTCCAGCACTGACGGAGGAGGTTCCTTCATCTGCAGAGAGGGCACTTCTTTCTTAAAACGCAGGATCCTGAAAAAACAGACATACTGTTAAACCTAATTGTCTGAGCAAATAAAATGACCATATAATGGCACTACAGAAATGTACTTTTTGGCAATATTTAGCATCTTCTGTTTCTTTTTGAGGCGGGGCCTGGAGGATGAAGCGGAGCCCACTAGTGAAGAGGTGGACTGAGACACCTTCCTCATTATCTTCCTCCCATAAAACCAGACTTTGTCTCTTTTACGAAAACGATATTTCGGGGCTTCCTGAGCTTCACGTTCTGAGAGGAAACACAAACAAGCACATATATACACAAGTAAATACGATTGGAGCGTTCATGTAAAGTAATTCAGGGTTTCTGCAAGTTTTATGAAGgtgaatttaagactttttaagactaaTAAAGAAAATTTAAGGAATAAAGGAAGGGAACACTAGACATCGATATGTTCTCTATGTGTTCTCTGATGTCTAAGGAGAACAGTGGGTTGTTTCATAGCATTTAATTGTTATAAATTTAGATTACTTGATCATTTTAcagtgtacagaaaaaaaaaacattcatttcacaaatgtgtttttgaaaactAACTGCGGAGGTGCATCCTGCGCAGGACAAAAAATATCAGGAGAGCGATAAGAACGATGGCGACTCCAGCACCGATTACAATTCCCACCACCTgtacacagacagaaagacagtgagaaatcaagaaaactttcatttctgaaggatcatggggcaaagaagactggagtaatgatgctgaaaattcataatatatatatatatatatatataaattattattattattttattttttttgtatacaaaATTATTGTATACAAATGTCTATGAAAATGAAATAGCCCAAATATTGTGATAATTTGTCATTCATGGtggaaaaatgcaatatttgcacACTTCTGCAAATGCTGTGATTCAGTGTAACAGTGTCTACTGACCATGCTGGTCTGCAGCTGATCCTCCACCAAACTCTTGATGTTCCCAAATCCGTCCAGCTACAAAACACACAGGATGTTATTACAGGCTTTTTTTGAGACAACGCTGGGATCAAAACTGAgaacatgttaaaaaaatactAGCTATCTGGCTCTTGaacaaagagaaagggaaaaagtGATGGAAAGAGAAATATCTGAAAGATAAACTAATTTGTTACTGGAGCACAACTATTTTGTTCTGTTCCATAATTATGTAAACTTTTCCTCTCTCCACTGTGCCGTCATTCCTTCAAGCCTTCCCACTCTGTCACTCTCGTACTCACacatttattctttctttcttagcTCATTTATTTTCAACAAAGCAAGGCCCACAGTGTCTCTAAAGTGAACAGCCACTTTCAGTTTCTACAGTAGCTCAGTGCATTAAGTGGAGAGTcagttataaatgaaataataatgaatcTTACACAGACATGATAAAAGCACTGAAAAAATTATTTCCTTGCAACTTTTGttgattattagcatgcatattactattgcccatttattagtacttataaaagcatatatttatgccttattctgcatgaccatatattTAGATCCTTTAATTCTacacaatacctaaacttaacaacagccttactaactattaataataagTAGCAAATTAAGATTTATTGTTGGGGAAACTCTTAATAAATAGTGTATATATGTTCCCTTTTCTAAAATGTTAcctagatatttatatattttgtatagaaTGATGAATATGAGTGTGCATTGTATGAGTGCAACACCCTTGGAAATGAAGAAGTACTTGAAGTAGTGGGTTTTATCATCTGTGGAAACCACATAAGAGTGTGAATGTTAACATCCGCTAACATACACTactagtcaaaagtttttgaaccttaagattttttatgtttttttaagaattctcttctgctcaccaagcctgcatttatttgatccagaatacagcagaagcagtaaaattgtgaattatttaaaataactactttctatttgaatatatttttaaaatgtaatttattcctgcttttttttgcatcattactccagtcttcagtgtcacgtgattcttcagaaatcatgctaattttATAAATTTGCTGCTCATGTGCACATAACTAGACATCTAGTTGCATCTTCTAAACTCTAACTTTTCCCATCATGACAGagcaaaaaaactaatttcacaCCAATAAATGTTTCTAAACAAGTCACATGATCAGATTATCTTCCCAGCAACCAAACATGTGTGTGTAAGGTAAAGCATTAGGGTGGTGCTGCTCACCTGTGGAGCTTCTGCAAACTCTGGGCCTGATGTGCTCTGTCCCATTCTACCTCAACACACAGCTGGGCCATCAATGACAGCCACTGCAACACACAGCAAGACAACAGGCTTCATGCACAGatcagcatcacacacacattcaataagaatCACTGCAGGCTAAAAAAAAGCTTCCTATAAACATATTCAGTTCATGTCCATGCACATTACAGGGATCAGCTGGATAGattttataatacaaattaaatggtACTAGATTATTAAACAGATCAGGACTGAACAATACAGCTTTCAAATCAAAGATCACAATCAGCAGAGGAAACTATCCAATCACAACTCCTCCCCAAACTGATGTCATCATCcctgataaaacacacacatgcagcatgAGTGATTTTCATTCTGATCTTCCCACCAATAACAACATGTTCCTTTCACATCCAGGGTTGCACGAGGTGCCTGTTTGTACACTGAACCACATGCACGCTGATTTCACTGACCTAAGCACAACACAAGCCCTTCATATTCACTACACACATAAGCACATTTATAGTGGGAGAGCCCAACCTCCAACAAAGACACATGTGCCCTTACATCTCACTTCTACACCTTAAAAAACAGCACGAGTCCATCTAAAGCCATTCGGTGATGACATCACAGTGTCTAGAGGCCAACAAGTATTTTTTAATGATTGGGGGTGGAGAGAGGATTAGATTACTGAGATCACAGCAGACATAAAAGAGATTCATCCACATCTGGATCTGACTGAGTGTGTATAAAATTCACTGTTAACGGCTGGAGATGCAAACCAACTATGAAAGATTTACTGTTCATAGTATACAGATGAAAGAGACGTAGTGAGTGATTGTATCACATTCAGATCGATTATAGGCAGAGATAGCATTGACATTCAATAACATGCTATAGAATAACAAGAGAGGGAATGGAAACCACAGGGTAATGAtgaactgggggggggggggggggtctgaaaTGCCAGTATTCATTACTCACTAATGGGCACCTTCTAATAGCCATTGTCCTCTATTAACAATGCTCttacacagttttattttaaagccCCCAACTGACAAATACAACACTCAACAATTCAACAAAGCATTAATGCAATGTCCTTCACTATATTAGACATGTTCAGCGGTTTAGACACGCTCAAGCATAATGTGAACaactttgatttaaaatgttatgcatACAAGATGTCGCTGCACAACAGAGACAACTCATGCATGACTTTAATGGAAACAACCGCTATTACTTTCCATGAGTACAAAATAGTGCCTGAAACTCTTTAAAatgttaccttttttatttaaaaaaaaataatataataaataaaaaatagtcagTGAAAGAAGGTcaacccaaaaatgtaatttatttactcaccctgaaattgttccaaacttgtatgagtttctttcttctgctgaacaaaaATAAGAtagtttgaaaaatgttggtaaccaaacagtttctggtccccattgcCATCCATAGTATTCTTTTCCCTCCATATAATGGAAGTCGGAAGGGATCAGCAACTCTTTGGTTACAACTTACCAACCTTGTTCAAAGTATCctcttttatgttcagcagaagaaagaagaagggggtgtaaatgatgacagcattttcattttcacatgaactattcctttaaccttcAAAAAGGTTAACAGTTCCCAACTTTGCCAACCTAAAAAAATCAGCAACCTAAAATGTTCACCCAAAACAGTGAGAAAACAGAAAGGATTTTTCAGTTTCAGCCAAGATTGTTTTGGAGGGCAAAAACCACTGACTGAAACAATCTTGTGTGTGTACACACTTCACCAGGACCGCAAATAATGCCAGAGCAGCAATATCTAAAAATTTTTGGCTGTACATGACACCCTAACCAGTTCAGTCACTCCGTTACcctaatttttgtttttgggcTAAACTAAATGTTGGCtgacctgacaaaaaaaaaaaaagtctgtcctGTC from Carassius auratus strain Wakin chromosome 1, ASM336829v1, whole genome shotgun sequence includes these protein-coding regions:
- the LOC113064314 gene encoding neuropathy target esterase-like isoform X1, coding for MGQSTSGPEFAEAPQLDGFGNIKSLVEDQLQTSMVVGIVIGAGVAIVLIALLIFFVLRRMHLRKREAQEAPKYRFRKRDKVWFYGRKIMRKVSQSTSSLVGSASSSRPRLKKKQKMLNIAKKILRFKKEVPSLQMKEPPPSVLEADLTEFDVANSHLPSEVLYMLKNVRVLGHFEKPLFLELCKHMVFLQFQQGEYVFRPGQPDSSIYVVQDGKLELCLTGQDGKDGVVKEVYPGDSVHSLLSILDVITGHQRPYKTVSARAAEVSTVLRLPVDAFLSIFEKYPESLVRVVQIIMVRLQRVTVLALHNYLGLTNELFSHDTQARPSPASPHPTRSSPIRHSKRFGSLTVPDKHREAAVQNATGGDLGKDGGTTLTLSRTISMPVDIAGIQKGLHSDFDMAYERGRISVSAEDGAPPPPAFTREQRERKVTVDEAPSSVYLYPEDESGVENIFSPFQGRPNATVFDEAQKEILKLMKIEDPALLNGRVTFHHVKAGSVLARQGDQDVSLHFVLSGCLHVYQKMIDKQDAVCLFVTQSGEMVGQLAVLTGEPLIFTIKAERDCTYLKISKSDFYEIMREQPSVVLSAAHTVAIRMSPFVRQMDFAIDWMAVEAGRALYRQDDQSDCTYIVLNGRLRSVIRKANGKKELVGEYGRGDLIGVVEALTRQPRATTVHAVRDTELVKLPEGTLNNIKRRYPQVVTRLIHLLGQKILGNLQQPRGPFSSSALGLPSMASSPDVTNPASNLSTVAVLPVCDEVPISAFNLELSHALSAIGPTLLLTSDIIRERLGASALDSIHEYRLSGWLAQQEDINRIVLYQTDSSMTPWTQRCIRQADCILIVGLGDQEPALGELEQMLENTAVRALKQLALLHREDGPGPSRTVEWLNMRSWCSGHLHLKCPRRVFSRRSPSKLREVYEKVFEKTADRHSDFSRLARVLTGNSIALVLGGGGARGCSHVGVIKAMEEAGIPIDIVGGTSIGSFIGALYAEERSAVRVKQRAREWSKAMNSVFKTVLDLTYPITSMFSGSAFNTSVSNVFEDKQIEDLWLPYFNVTTDITASAMRVHKDGCVWRYVRASASYTPYLPPLCDPKDGHLLVDGCYVNNVPGSLWRYVRASMTLSGYLPPLCDPKDGNLLMDGGYINNLPADIARNMGTKTVIAIDVGSQDETDLCNYGDSLSGWWLLWKRINPWAEKVKVPDMAEIQSRLAYVSCVRQLELVKKSAYCEYIRPPIDRFKTMDFGKFDEIYDVGYQHGKLVFTEWARGDIIKNVLKDHRSADYNDSKKTDSCTCPSADFTDLAEIVSRIEPVQSYLADAEESDYATEYEEDGMDIVREAEGEEEEEEEAEDPEDQSPGEWGPNGIFTSDEEKTVRQRKNITREPNMDFS